A single genomic interval of Brevibacillus brevis harbors:
- a CDS encoding bacterial transcriptional activator domain-containing protein, whose translation MWAESERQRLQLQWVQTAVKVVDWYYANDEWDKAITLCLDICHRYPLEEEAYFFLMKIFADMGRHSSVHKQYDQLTSVLWNELQEQPNPAITEWYQLWKQKNKE comes from the coding sequence ATATGGGCTGAAAGCGAGCGTCAAAGATTACAACTGCAATGGGTGCAAACCGCCGTGAAAGTAGTGGATTGGTATTACGCCAATGATGAATGGGACAAAGCCATCACGCTATGTTTGGACATTTGTCACCGTTATCCGCTCGAGGAAGAAGCTTATTTTTTCCTTATGAAAATATTTGCTGACATGGGAAGGCACTCTTCGGTTCACAAGCAATACGATCAATTAACGAGTGTGTTATGGAACGAATTGCAAGAACAGCCTAATCCGGCTATTACAGAATGGTATCAACTTTGGAAGCAGAAAAATAAGGAATAA
- a CDS encoding TMEM175 family protein, translated as MRANRMEAFSDGVLAIIITIMVLEFKVPEGHDWHSLIELGPKVLSYIFSFVYIGIYWNNHHHLLHMVRTMNGRLMWLNLILLFWLSLIPFTTAWMGESQFAPTPMALYGIILLLAATSYRMLQLAIINQHSGDSAFVKSMGRDWKVKISPVLYLLAILTAYVSPWVSGFFYVLVAAIWVVPEKRIEHILRSE; from the coding sequence ATGAGAGCAAACCGGATGGAAGCGTTCAGCGATGGCGTGCTGGCAATTATCATTACGATTATGGTACTAGAATTCAAAGTACCAGAAGGCCACGACTGGCATTCGTTAATCGAATTAGGCCCAAAAGTTCTTAGCTACATCTTCAGTTTCGTTTATATCGGCATCTACTGGAACAATCATCATCATCTACTGCACATGGTTCGCACAATGAATGGGCGGCTCATGTGGCTGAATTTGATATTGCTCTTCTGGCTATCTCTTATTCCGTTTACAACCGCGTGGATGGGGGAAAGCCAGTTTGCGCCCACTCCGATGGCATTGTACGGGATCATTCTTTTGCTTGCAGCGACTTCTTACAGAATGCTTCAACTCGCAATCATTAATCAGCATTCTGGCGATTCTGCATTCGTAAAGTCAATGGGCAGAGACTGGAAGGTGAAAATATCTCCTGTTCTCTATTTGCTCGCGATATTGACCGCGTATGTGAGTCCATGGGTATCCGGCTTCTTTTACGTACTCGTTGCCGCGATCTGGGTCGTGCCGGAAAAGCGAATCGAGCACATTTTGAGAAGCGAATAA
- a CDS encoding response regulator — translation MMKAILIDDEELALNYLEHQLLNIGDFQIVGKFTDPMIGKREIEKNEIDIVFLDIQTPKLNGIELAEQLLEVKPQLQIVFVTAYERYAIKAFELNALDYVLKPVGKQRLQNTMKRIQSMMEEHTTFSLQKSENLQMSLFQQVTIVDGGQEILLRWRTAKVQQLFLYLVQHRGAVVNKTAIIELLWPELEPEKAYHQLYTAIYHIRKTLAPFSKHFQISNTSEGYKVRLEKTILDVDQFERFFRSDLSLSAETIGEYEQAIALCKGDY, via the coding sequence ATGATGAAAGCGATCTTAATCGACGATGAAGAGCTAGCATTAAATTATTTGGAGCATCAGCTATTAAATATCGGCGATTTTCAAATTGTTGGCAAGTTTACGGACCCGATGATCGGCAAACGAGAGATTGAAAAAAATGAGATTGATATTGTCTTTTTGGATATTCAAACACCAAAGCTAAACGGTATCGAGTTGGCCGAACAGCTTTTGGAAGTGAAACCTCAATTACAAATTGTTTTCGTCACCGCATATGAGAGATATGCGATTAAAGCATTTGAGCTGAACGCCCTTGACTATGTCTTAAAGCCAGTTGGCAAGCAACGTCTGCAAAATACAATGAAACGAATTCAATCCATGATGGAAGAACATACGACCTTCTCCCTTCAGAAATCGGAGAATTTACAAATGAGTCTGTTTCAACAAGTAACGATTGTAGATGGAGGCCAGGAAATCCTACTTCGTTGGCGAACTGCCAAGGTGCAGCAGTTGTTCTTATATTTGGTTCAACACAGGGGAGCGGTGGTTAATAAAACGGCGATCATTGAGTTGCTCTGGCCAGAGCTTGAACCGGAAAAAGCCTATCATCAATTGTATACGGCTATCTATCATATTCGTAAAACGTTGGCGCCATTTAGTAAACATTTTCAAATCAGCAATACATCAGAAGGCTATAAGGTAAGACTAGAAAAAACCATCTTGGATGTGGATCAGTTTGAGCGTTTTTTTCGCTCTGATTTATCCTTATCTGCGGAGACGATTGGCGAATATGAACAAGCCATAGCTTTGTGTAAAGGAGATTATTAG
- a CDS encoding S-layer homology domain-containing protein: MNTSTKRRNWWRRSLAFMLLLTLVASSFSMPGVPGRVQAAEAIKWLTYKFDMKDFANTDQQALFKVNGNAHWGTGEDAGKMVLTDNIKAQQGSVFNRVGISPNENMSFSTGFSFEINASSSGDGMTFAIVSDPENLGAQGGFLGIGGPWDGKGPVKPSVAVKFDTYQNGSGWGDPSNNYIGIAVDGDVYNYPNDPVKQTWFKDLNGTGHVLSNGKTYYTWIDYDGSAETLTVYFSDTATKPEAPFITGNGINLKQAFAGKDKIYAGFTAATGGAAESHKVLSWYFVNDLAPIGSDFGNPDTSSEYKQAPSSLNMEVGSKVNGAYPIVITAKDATGQNAVEVPVALTSSQAGTWKDATGNPITDLSTVKTDSEGKVTVYYIPDNASVESSLSAVAIGGATATGTVSAIATSTSPGGVSEGLLSWVDVEQSAVLSGKQINQLTDLADGGVWMPSGATSNDNVPNALNFNSGIQIDSNKGYYTRSSIDFNNNATTAREIFSVQASDRYSGFPWEFGGKYIAPVVYGGNNGKSISANFGRDEGILSADVGDYQLKNGAMLNIWSAPNDWVLSLNGKVLQTTNSNTPNFVSPITSGSKPYYFGAGHNSRFYGKMSETILYNRKLTDEDRNKVNSYLALKYGLTLKDDNNAPIDYVASDGSTMWAASNNTGYGNRITGIGRDEVGALYQKQSKSQVDGANVTLAIGNAIEETNALNTKTIAQDKSFFVFSDNGGDVTFVTPITKDTESLKRIGRTYKVEKTNWQDTDITLHVDKVEGASEWPLYLVVSEDEQFDQNDAFHPLTDGTVTLNSAEFAHGNYFTVAATVPVPTDATIEQTVADGNKLTVTFDRGVALTNLTGFTITVDGTPVENGGLTFKVDENDATKLVITLPAGTDVSNKAVNISYDGLGNLKGTNGAPVDPFNKNVDSGATLTITEPSTNPVTVTKPEIKGTAEPGSTIKVVIKNQGQEVEVSGDIIVDENGNWTFTPTQDLKDGEYTIVVTATTVDGKSAKATKSITVVTAPTEPVVDKSKLQAKADEIKSENLKADDYTTESWEELQKALQKADAVLADPNATQQEVDEALLALTKAREDLKKHNVPTPTVDKSKLQAKADEIQSENLKADDYTTESWEELQKALKKADAVLVDPNATQEEVDEALSVLTKAREGLKKPSEPTPTVDKSKLQAKADEIKSENLKADDYTSESWEELQKALQKADAVLADPNATQEEVDEALSALTKARKGLKKPSVPTPTPTVDKSKLQAKADEIQSESLEGEDYTSESWEELQKALRKADAILADPNATQEEVDKALSALKKAREGLKKPDEPTPTPTVDKSKLQARVDEIDDEDLDEDDYTSSSWRKLEKALKRANDVLDDPDATQDEVDEALAELKKARRGLESVDKRDRDREKERKKDRDGTNQVQNPFFTGGNSGNVEPKPSEPVKEENDQTGYMNGYPTGNFDPNRQVTRAEMAMILVNTGMVKTTSASGMFMDVADQHWAADAIRRANAAGLMNGYSNGTFNPGGGITRAEMATIVYKHLGLNGDSMPNNFYDVPADHWATQIIAAVSKEGYMSGYPDGTFHPQNTLTRAETVTIINRLLNHSQLSSVIGQSWPDVPPTHWAYKDIEAATKK; encoded by the coding sequence ATGAATACTAGCACAAAGCGGCGAAATTGGTGGAGGCGTTCACTGGCGTTTATGCTCTTGTTGACGTTGGTGGCAAGCAGTTTCTCGATGCCAGGAGTCCCTGGAAGAGTACAGGCGGCTGAGGCGATAAAGTGGTTGACCTACAAGTTTGACATGAAAGACTTTGCGAACACGGATCAACAAGCTTTATTCAAGGTAAATGGAAATGCACATTGGGGCACTGGTGAGGATGCGGGCAAGATGGTCCTTACCGATAATATTAAGGCGCAACAAGGCAGTGTATTTAATAGAGTTGGGATCAGCCCGAATGAAAACATGTCATTTAGTACAGGTTTCTCCTTTGAAATCAATGCTTCCAGCTCTGGGGATGGAATGACCTTTGCCATCGTATCCGACCCGGAAAACCTGGGTGCACAAGGAGGCTTTCTTGGCATTGGCGGGCCGTGGGATGGCAAAGGGCCAGTGAAGCCAAGCGTAGCGGTAAAGTTTGATACGTATCAGAATGGTTCTGGATGGGGTGATCCTTCCAACAACTATATTGGCATTGCGGTAGATGGTGATGTGTACAACTATCCAAATGATCCTGTAAAGCAGACCTGGTTCAAGGATTTGAATGGTACAGGCCATGTATTATCCAATGGAAAGACGTACTATACTTGGATCGACTACGATGGTTCTGCCGAAACGCTGACCGTTTACTTTAGCGATACAGCAACAAAACCCGAGGCACCTTTTATTACGGGTAACGGCATAAATTTGAAGCAAGCTTTTGCAGGAAAAGATAAGATCTATGCAGGTTTTACAGCTGCGACAGGGGGAGCTGCTGAAAGTCACAAAGTCTTGAGCTGGTATTTCGTTAACGACCTTGCTCCGATTGGCAGCGATTTCGGCAACCCTGATACTTCCAGCGAATACAAACAGGCCCCATCCTCTCTGAACATGGAGGTTGGTTCAAAGGTAAATGGTGCTTATCCGATTGTGATTACTGCCAAAGATGCTACAGGCCAGAATGCTGTAGAGGTGCCTGTCGCGTTGACAAGCTCCCAGGCTGGAACCTGGAAGGATGCAACTGGCAACCCGATCACAGACTTGTCTACAGTGAAAACAGACAGCGAAGGAAAAGTGACCGTTTACTATATTCCCGACAATGCTTCAGTTGAAAGCAGTTTAAGCGCTGTGGCCATTGGTGGTGCTACGGCAACCGGAACAGTCTCTGCCATTGCGACATCAACATCACCAGGCGGGGTGAGTGAGGGCTTGCTCTCTTGGGTTGATGTAGAACAAAGTGCTGTGCTTTCGGGGAAACAAATCAATCAATTAACAGACTTGGCAGATGGCGGAGTATGGATGCCTAGCGGTGCTACTTCCAATGACAATGTGCCTAACGCTCTGAATTTTAATAGCGGAATCCAAATTGACTCTAATAAAGGATATTATACTCGCTCTTCCATTGATTTTAATAATAATGCTACTACGGCTAGGGAAATATTCTCTGTCCAAGCAAGTGACAGATATAGCGGATTTCCATGGGAGTTTGGAGGAAAATATATAGCTCCAGTTGTTTATGGAGGTAATAATGGAAAATCCATAAGCGCAAATTTCGGTAGAGACGAAGGTATCCTGAGCGCAGACGTCGGTGATTACCAATTAAAAAATGGAGCGATGTTAAATATCTGGAGTGCACCAAATGATTGGGTACTTTCGCTAAATGGGAAAGTGTTACAGACGACAAACAGCAATACTCCCAACTTTGTATCTCCTATAACAAGCGGAAGTAAACCTTATTATTTTGGTGCAGGTCATAACAGTCGCTTTTACGGGAAGATGTCTGAAACGATCCTTTATAACCGTAAATTGACTGATGAAGACCGAAACAAAGTCAACAGTTACCTTGCTTTAAAATACGGATTGACATTGAAAGATGATAATAATGCTCCGATTGATTATGTCGCTAGCGATGGCTCTACGATGTGGGCAGCTAGCAACAACACTGGCTACGGCAACCGCATAACAGGGATCGGTCGTGATGAAGTAGGTGCTTTGTATCAAAAGCAATCGAAATCTCAGGTTGACGGTGCCAATGTCACGCTTGCAATAGGAAATGCGATCGAAGAGACGAATGCCCTGAATACCAAGACAATTGCACAAGATAAATCATTCTTTGTTTTTAGCGATAATGGTGGAGACGTTACATTCGTGACTCCAATAACAAAAGATACAGAAAGTCTAAAACGTATTGGACGCACCTATAAAGTAGAGAAAACGAATTGGCAAGATACAGACATTACCCTGCACGTAGACAAAGTAGAAGGTGCTTCTGAGTGGCCTTTGTATCTGGTTGTTAGTGAGGATGAGCAATTCGATCAGAATGATGCGTTCCATCCACTAACAGATGGTACAGTAACACTTAATAGTGCTGAATTTGCACATGGCAATTATTTTACGGTTGCCGCAACTGTACCCGTACCAACAGATGCTACCATTGAGCAAACAGTAGCGGATGGCAATAAATTAACGGTGACGTTTGATCGAGGAGTGGCTTTAACCAATTTAACTGGGTTTACAATTACAGTTGATGGTACACCTGTAGAAAACGGTGGTCTAACTTTCAAAGTTGACGAAAACGATGCTACAAAGCTAGTGATCACCTTGCCAGCAGGTACGGATGTTTCCAATAAAGCAGTAAACATTTCCTATGATGGCTTGGGGAACTTAAAAGGTACAAACGGTGCTCCAGTAGATCCATTTAACAAAAATGTAGATTCTGGGGCGACACTTACGATTACTGAACCAAGTACCAATCCAGTCACGGTAACGAAGCCAGAGATTAAAGGAACAGCTGAACCTGGTTCTACCATCAAGGTAGTTATTAAAAATCAAGGCCAAGAAGTAGAGGTTTCAGGTGATATTATCGTAGATGAAAACGGCAACTGGACGTTTACACCTACCCAAGATTTAAAAGATGGTGAATATACAATTGTGGTAACAGCGACGACAGTAGACGGCAAGTCAGCCAAAGCGACAAAGTCTATCACCGTAGTTACAGCACCAACCGAACCTGTCGTCGACAAATCGAAGCTGCAAGCAAAAGCGGACGAAATCAAGTCCGAAAATCTAAAGGCAGACGATTACACAACCGAAAGCTGGGAAGAACTGCAAAAGGCATTGCAAAAAGCGGATGCGGTTCTGGCTGATCCAAACGCAACCCAACAAGAAGTAGACGAAGCGCTCTTGGCATTGACAAAAGCCAGAGAAGATTTGAAAAAACATAACGTGCCAACGCCTACAGTCGACAAATCGAAGCTGCAAGCAAAAGCGGACGAAATCCAATCCGAAAATCTGAAGGCAGACGATTACACAACCGAAAGCTGGGAAGAACTGCAAAAGGCATTGAAAAAAGCGGATGCGGTTCTCGTTGATCCAAATGCAACCCAAGAAGAAGTAGACGAAGCGCTCTCGGTATTAACAAAAGCCAGAGAAGGTTTGAAAAAACCAAGCGAGCCTACGCCTACAGTCGACAAATCAAAGTTGCAAGCAAAAGCGGACGAAATTAAATCCGAGAATCTAAAGGCAGACGATTACACAAGCGAGAGCTGGGAAGAACTGCAAAAGGCATTGCAAAAAGCGGATGCGGTTCTGGCTGACCCAAATGCAACCCAAGAAGAAGTAGACGAAGCGCTCTCGGCATTGACAAAGGCCAGAAAAGGTTTGAAAAAACCAAGCGTACCAACGCCTACACCTACAGTCGACAAATCAAAACTGCAAGCAAAAGCGGACGAAATCCAATCCGAGAGTCTTGAGGGTGAAGACTACACAAGCGAGAGCTGGGAAGAGCTGCAAAAAGCTTTGAGAAAAGCGGATGCAATACTGGCTGATCCAAATGCAACTCAAGAAGAAGTAGACAAAGCGCTTTCGGCATTGAAAAAGGCCAGAGAAGGTTTGAAAAAACCAGACGAGCCAACGCCAACACCTACAGTCGACAAATCAAAACTGCAAGCAAGAGTAGATGAAATTGACGATGAAGACTTGGATGAGGATGACTATACATCTTCCAGTTGGAGAAAACTCGAAAAAGCATTAAAGCGAGCAAATGACGTACTGGATGATCCTGATGCAACCCAAGACGAGGTAGACGAAGCACTTGCTGAGCTTAAAAAAGCAAGAAGAGGTTTAGAATCTGTCGATAAACGAGACAGAGACCGGGAAAAAGAACGGAAAAAAGACCGGGACGGCACTAATCAAGTTCAAAACCCGTTCTTTACTGGAGGCAACTCCGGTAATGTAGAACCGAAGCCAAGTGAGCCTGTGAAAGAAGAAAACGACCAAACAGGCTACATGAACGGCTATCCTACCGGAAACTTCGATCCAAATCGCCAAGTGACCCGTGCAGAAATGGCCATGATCCTGGTAAACACAGGAATGGTTAAGACTACATCCGCAAGTGGAATGTTTATGGACGTAGCCGACCAACATTGGGCGGCAGATGCGATTAGAAGAGCGAATGCAGCAGGGCTGATGAACGGTTATTCGAATGGCACGTTCAATCCGGGAGGCGGAATCACGCGCGCGGAAATGGCGACCATTGTATACAAACATCTGGGATTAAATGGAGACAGCATGCCGAACAACTTCTACGATGTACCAGCAGATCACTGGGCAACTCAGATTATCGCGGCAGTAAGTAAAGAAGGCTACATGTCCGGTTATCCAGATGGTACATTCCATCCCCAAAATACATTGACTCGAGCAGAAACGGTCACTATCATCAATCGTTTGCTGAACCATTCGCAGTTAAGTTCAGTAATAGGACAAAGCTGGCCAGATGTACCTCCAACCCATTGGGCGTACAAAGATATTGAAGCAGCAACCAAAAAGTAA
- a CDS encoding ATP-binding protein has protein sequence MKTVAWKWTKMIVVALLVVTAIRLLWMSFLTTFDYAEKPVAVQGVLDLRGWEFSEYQTLRLDGEWEFFPSQFIEGNGLKKPEGQTYLQVPSRWDEAFVHEQGIPDSFHFGTYRLRILLDPEHEQTLGLRINELRTASAVYANGKLVAQVGQPATSFIEHQARNIPYTVKLTPEQGQVELLIHASNDAGAGGITKTIRFGTIEAVQMRTILSISLQLLLLVVFLIHSLYALLLYFLGARNKGLVYFSLVMICGILTVVTADDKLLFVWLQFDYDWTVKLTFLVYVGAVAFIPALFHHLLPAYLNRRILQGFGGLCCLYAMFILFVPVGTILAMIRILSIVMLLSVIISAYILWKAIRDKEDIIFLLLACLYVGVNVIWTIAYAILGIEFVHYPFDLIFAVLAFAAYWFRRFFRATTETKHLAEKLQQEDKRKDEFLVNTSHELRNPLHGIINITQSIIEDTNTPLHEEHKKRLDILLHVSRRLTLMLDDLLDVTRLKENTIRLHEKKLNLQSIFAGVFDMAKLMLDGKPIALKVEIDDSFPSVRGDENRLIQILFNLVHNAIKFTDEGTITIRATTSKGFAHIQVVDTGVGIEEKALQTIFQPYEQAELNSIRASGGFGLGLHISKQLVELHGGTLSVQSTLGKGSAFTFTLPLATDSVPIEESSAQTLMQTSLEMAAATTDQITTSTETVSSMNRKAKIIVVDDDSINLNILSKMLESDQYEVSTATSAQQALSILERKPVDLVISDVMMPHVSGYELTRIIRERFSVLELPVLLLTARNRTEDIIAGFQAGANDYVKKPVDAWELKARVKALTEFKISFDERLRMEGAWLQSQIEPHFLFNALNSIAALGLQDFTKMQALLEEFSNYLRLSFDFHNSEPVISLHDELDLVRSYLYIEKQRFGDRLQVEWDLKPDLDFCLPPLSIQPLVENAIKHGLMQRTSGGTVWIHIKDKEEYFEVSIEDDGEGITEEDLNQLFSQTRHGKKRASVGLRNIERRLKQLYSQGLTIDSSPDQGTIVTFRIPK, from the coding sequence ATGAAAACAGTCGCCTGGAAATGGACGAAAATGATCGTTGTTGCTCTACTAGTGGTAACAGCCATTCGCTTACTCTGGATGAGTTTTCTTACCACCTTTGACTACGCTGAAAAACCAGTGGCTGTACAAGGTGTGCTTGATTTACGCGGGTGGGAATTCTCGGAATACCAAACATTACGGTTGGATGGGGAGTGGGAGTTCTTCCCTTCTCAGTTCATAGAGGGAAACGGCCTGAAGAAACCTGAGGGACAGACATACCTCCAAGTGCCCAGTCGGTGGGATGAGGCATTCGTTCATGAGCAGGGTATACCGGACTCCTTTCACTTCGGCACGTATCGACTACGCATCTTGCTTGATCCGGAACATGAACAGACACTTGGGCTCAGGATCAATGAGCTTCGAACTGCCTCGGCCGTCTATGCCAATGGGAAATTAGTCGCCCAGGTGGGACAACCGGCAACCAGCTTCATAGAGCATCAGGCACGCAATATTCCCTATACTGTCAAACTGACACCAGAACAAGGCCAAGTAGAGTTGCTTATCCATGCTTCCAATGATGCCGGGGCAGGAGGAATCACAAAAACTATTCGCTTCGGTACGATAGAAGCTGTACAGATGCGGACGATCCTCTCCATCAGTTTGCAACTATTATTACTCGTCGTGTTTCTGATCCATAGTTTATATGCCTTGCTCCTGTACTTCTTGGGTGCCAGAAATAAAGGCTTGGTATATTTCTCTTTGGTCATGATTTGTGGAATATTGACTGTGGTAACAGCCGATGACAAGTTATTATTTGTCTGGTTGCAGTTCGACTATGATTGGACCGTTAAGTTGACATTTCTCGTCTATGTTGGTGCAGTCGCCTTCATACCTGCCTTGTTTCATCATCTGCTTCCTGCTTATCTGAACAGAAGGATTTTACAAGGTTTCGGTGGCTTGTGCTGTTTATACGCCATGTTCATCCTCTTCGTACCCGTTGGAACTATCTTAGCTATGATCAGAATACTTTCTATCGTGATGCTCCTATCCGTCATTATTTCTGCCTACATACTCTGGAAAGCCATTCGGGACAAGGAAGACATTATATTTCTCCTGCTAGCTTGCTTGTATGTAGGGGTGAATGTGATCTGGACGATTGCTTATGCCATATTAGGCATAGAATTTGTTCACTACCCCTTCGATCTGATCTTTGCCGTACTTGCTTTTGCGGCATATTGGTTTAGACGATTTTTCCGGGCAACGACTGAGACGAAACATCTTGCTGAGAAATTACAGCAAGAGGATAAGCGCAAGGATGAATTTTTGGTAAATACTTCTCATGAACTGAGAAACCCATTACATGGCATCATCAATATCACACAATCGATTATCGAGGATACAAACACGCCCCTTCATGAAGAACACAAAAAGCGTCTGGATATTCTCCTGCATGTCAGCAGACGTCTGACGCTCATGCTAGATGATTTACTGGATGTAACCCGATTAAAGGAGAACACCATTCGCCTGCATGAGAAAAAATTAAACCTGCAGTCTATCTTCGCTGGTGTTTTCGATATGGCGAAACTGATGCTGGACGGAAAACCGATTGCTTTAAAAGTGGAAATAGACGATTCGTTTCCTTCTGTTCGGGGAGATGAAAATCGGCTGATTCAAATTCTTTTTAATTTGGTGCATAATGCCATTAAATTTACAGATGAAGGAACCATCACGATTCGCGCGACAACGTCGAAAGGATTTGCGCATATCCAGGTAGTGGATACTGGGGTTGGTATCGAGGAAAAGGCTCTGCAAACCATTTTTCAACCTTATGAACAAGCGGAACTCAATTCAATCAGAGCAAGTGGCGGATTCGGGCTTGGCTTACATATTTCCAAACAGTTGGTGGAGCTACACGGCGGTACTCTATCCGTTCAGTCCACCCTGGGAAAAGGCTCTGCCTTTACTTTTACACTCCCACTAGCTACAGATTCCGTTCCAATAGAAGAAAGCAGCGCTCAGACATTGATGCAGACTTCACTAGAAATGGCCGCTGCAACGACTGATCAAATCACGACATCGACAGAAACGGTTTCTTCTATGAATAGAAAAGCAAAAATTATCGTTGTGGATGACGACAGTATTAACCTGAACATCCTTAGCAAAATGCTTGAATCAGATCAATATGAAGTAAGCACGGCAACCAGCGCTCAGCAAGCCCTGTCCATACTGGAACGTAAACCGGTGGATCTGGTCATCTCAGACGTCATGATGCCCCACGTATCCGGCTATGAACTAACACGCATCATCCGGGAACGATTCTCTGTTTTAGAACTGCCTGTCCTGCTCTTGACTGCGCGCAATCGTACCGAGGATATCATAGCCGGCTTTCAAGCAGGAGCGAACGACTATGTTAAGAAACCCGTCGATGCTTGGGAATTAAAGGCAAGAGTAAAAGCCTTAACAGAGTTTAAAATCTCCTTCGATGAACGTTTGCGTATGGAAGGAGCATGGTTACAATCACAAATCGAACCTCATTTTTTATTTAACGCATTAAATTCAATTGCCGCCTTGGGACTCCAGGACTTCACGAAAATGCAGGCACTGCTTGAAGAATTTAGCAACTATTTGCGTTTGAGCTTCGACTTTCATAATTCTGAACCCGTTATCTCGCTTCACGATGAACTTGACCTTGTTCGATCTTATTTGTATATCGAGAAGCAACGATTTGGCGATCGATTGCAAGTGGAATGGGATCTGAAGCCTGATCTCGATTTTTGTTTACCGCCCTTATCCATACAACCGCTAGTCGAAAATGCAATCAAACACGGCTTAATGCAACGCACAAGTGGGGGAACAGTCTGGATTCACATCAAAGACAAAGAGGAGTATTTCGAAGTTTCAATCGAAGACGATGGGGAAGGGATAACAGAGGAAGATCTGAATCAACTTTTCAGCCAAACCAGGCATGGCAAAAAAAGAGCAAGCGTAGGTCTGCGAAATATCGAACGGCGACTAAAACAACTATATAGCCAAGGATTAACGATTGATAGCTCACCTGACCAAGGTACGATCGTTACTTTCAGAATCCCAAAATAA
- a CDS encoding SMI1/KNR4 family protein gives MGQHIQTISHPIYSTVNPPATAEEINLLESTLNVQLPIHFRDYLSTWNGQQEQVPFIGYNSFLSIPAIIETWSMLNELVEDAGQIFKYHSGMGYQEVIADSFEEFSIEILKRFQANQFSFTDGVISFEDHYLV, from the coding sequence ATGGGACAACATATCCAAACGATATCACACCCGATTTATTCCACAGTTAATCCCCCTGCTACAGCGGAAGAAATAAACCTCTTAGAAAGCACATTAAACGTACAACTACCCATTCATTTTCGCGATTATCTATCTACATGGAACGGACAACAAGAGCAGGTGCCTTTTATCGGCTACAACTCCTTTTTGTCTATTCCAGCTATCATCGAAACATGGTCCATGCTGAATGAATTGGTTGAGGACGCGGGACAAATTTTTAAATATCACTCTGGTATGGGTTATCAAGAGGTGATTGCAGACTCATTCGAAGAGTTTTCCATTGAAATATTAAAGAGGTTCCAAGCCAACCAATTTTCATTTACGGATGGTGTTATTTCGTTTGAGGATCATTACTTGGTTTGA
- a CDS encoding YndJ family transporter, which produces MKPLISAIPGGIITILIFYLNYFPFNLVEKFLMFAAFVIVPLVILLLRYDEKNKQQRGIYAAIKLLHFPAALLALASVMGSKTWGLGSTAIPGTLSLGWLLFTFLLCLYGLTVIVNRKGRTEEIAIGAGLVYFFIGGIWFTLYQYQFDLFQAKPATHALSSVHFHFSSAIVPIFIGLLGRIMTKKSWYPWVVAVDIIGPILIAVGIIFSKPIEYIGVTLFACNIAIYTTYLLAYLRRGSLQNKLSFFLVLSCMAFYTIVVVSICYPILKSMFSLTIHDFIPIYGSLHAFGFVLCGLIGWVYMIDSFKEKR; this is translated from the coding sequence ATGAAACCATTGATATCGGCGATTCCCGGTGGGATCATAACCATCCTTATCTTTTATCTGAATTACTTTCCATTTAATCTTGTCGAAAAATTCCTCATGTTTGCAGCTTTCGTCATTGTACCTCTAGTGATTTTACTTTTGCGCTATGACGAAAAGAATAAACAGCAACGGGGTATTTATGCTGCTATAAAGCTGCTTCACTTTCCCGCAGCGCTTCTCGCCTTAGCCTCTGTAATGGGCAGCAAAACGTGGGGACTGGGAAGCACAGCCATACCAGGGACCCTCTCGCTCGGGTGGCTACTGTTCACATTCTTGCTCTGCCTCTATGGCCTGACCGTTATTGTGAATCGCAAAGGAAGGACAGAGGAAATCGCGATTGGCGCGGGGCTCGTTTACTTTTTTATCGGGGGCATTTGGTTCACTCTCTATCAGTATCAATTTGATCTCTTCCAGGCTAAACCCGCGACGCATGCCCTGAGTTCGGTCCACTTTCATTTTTCATCAGCAATTGTTCCGATTTTTATCGGTCTATTGGGACGGATCATGACGAAGAAAAGCTGGTATCCTTGGGTCGTTGCCGTTGATATTATCGGCCCCATTCTGATCGCTGTCGGGATTATTTTCTCGAAGCCGATTGAGTACATTGGCGTCACCTTGTTCGCGTGTAATATTGCGATTTACACTACTTATCTGCTTGCTTACTTGAGGAGAGGCTCATTGCAGAATAAGTTGAGCTTCTTTTTAGTCCTTTCCTGCATGGCCTTTTACACCATTGTCGTCGTTTCCATTTGCTATCCGATATTGAAAAGCATGTTTTCATTAACCATACACGATTTCATTCCGATTTACGGATCGCTGCATGCGTTTGGGTTTGTTTTGTGTGGGCTGATTGGATGGGTGTATATGATAGATTCTTTTAAGGAAAAACGCTAG